Proteins from one Hoplias malabaricus isolate fHopMal1 chromosome 2, fHopMal1.hap1, whole genome shotgun sequence genomic window:
- the LOC136674571 gene encoding claudin-15-like isoform X2, translating to MKDVVQVSGLVLGFLGCVSAFVSLHIGTWKESSDYDDVIISSKLFQNLWMACAEDSTGNYNCWHFQSLLALPGYIQACRALMIASIVMGSFGLIATLVGMQCSKFGGENYVLKGRLAALGGVFFILQGLCTMIAISWYASNITREFFDPLYPGTKYEIGEGLYIGWSSGTLALIGGCFLLCSCKIKDPEEKMIHRYQTPSRGMAFSHTHSHTEASRTHSSQYGRNAYV from the exons ATGAAGGATGTGGTGCAGGTGTCTGGGCTGGTTCTGGGATTCCTGGGCTGTGTTTCTGCctttgtttctctgcatattggCACCTGGAAGGAATCGTCCGACTACGACGACGTGATCATCTCCTCCAAGCTCTTCCAGAACCTGTGGATGGCCTGCGCCGAGGACTCCACCGGGAACTACAACTGCTGGCACTTCCAGAGTCTCCTCGCACTGCCAG GTTATATCCAGGCGTGTCGGGCACTGATGATCGCCTCCATCGTTATGGGATCCTTTGGGCTGATCGCCACCCTGGTGGGCATGCAGTGCTCCAAGTTCGGAGGAGAGAACTACGTCCTGAAGGGGAGACTAGCTGCTCTAGGGGGGGTCTTCTTTATTCTCCAGG GGCTGTGTACTATGATCGCCATTTCATGGTACGCCTCCAACATCACTCGCGAGTTCTTCGATCCTCTTTATCCCGGAACCAA ATATGAGATTGGGGAGGGGCTGTACATTGGCTGGAGCTCGGGAACGCTGGCTCTGATTGGAGGATGCTTTTTGCTGTGTTCCTGTAAGATAAAGGACCCAGAAGAGAAAAT GATCCACAGATATCAGACTCCCAGCAGAGGAATGGcgttctcacacactcactcccacaCAGAAGCGTCCAGAACACACTCCAGTCAGTACGGGCGGAACGCCTATGTGTAA
- the LOC136674571 gene encoding claudin-15-like isoform X3, protein MGLVQLGVEVLALVLTFLGWVLVGVSLPNRHWRVSTVEGNVITTSTIYENLWMSCATDSTGVHNCREFPSMLALSGYIQACRALMIASIVMGSFGLIATLVGMQCSKFGGENYVLKGRLAALGGVFFILQGLCTMIAISWYASNITREFFDPLYPGTKYEIGEGLYIGWSSGTLALIGGCFLLCSCKIKDPEEKICRAAVFHSWIFTH, encoded by the exons ATGGGTTTGGTCCAGCTGGGTGTGGAGGTCCTGGCCCTGGTTCTGACTTTTCTGGGCTGGGTCCTTGTGGGTGTCTCTCTGCCCAATCGTCACTGGAGAGTGTCCACTGTGGAAGGGAACGTCATCACCACCTCCACCATCTACGAGAACCTGTGGATGTCCTGTGCCACCGACTCCACCGGGGTCCACAACTGCAGAGAGTTCCCCTCCATGCTCGCTCTGTCCG GTTATATCCAGGCGTGTCGGGCACTGATGATCGCCTCCATCGTTATGGGATCCTTTGGGCTGATCGCCACCCTGGTGGGCATGCAGTGCTCCAAGTTCGGAGGAGAGAACTACGTCCTGAAGGGGAGACTAGCTGCTCTAGGGGGGGTCTTCTTTATTCTCCAGG GGCTGTGTACTATGATCGCCATTTCATGGTACGCCTCCAACATCACTCGCGAGTTCTTCGATCCTCTTTATCCCGGAACCAA ATATGAGATTGGGGAGGGGCTGTACATTGGCTGGAGCTCGGGAACGCTGGCTCTGATTGGAGGATGCTTTTTGCTGTGTTCCTGTAAGATAAAGGACCCAGAAGAGAAAAT CTGCCGAGCTGCAGTGTTTCACTCCTGGATCTTCACACACTGA
- the LOC136674571 gene encoding claudin-15-like isoform X1 translates to MGLVQLGVEVLALVLTFLGWVLVGVSLPNRHWRVSTVEGNVITTSTIYENLWMSCATDSTGVHNCREFPSMLALSGYIQACRALMIASIVMGSFGLIATLVGMQCSKFGGENYVLKGRLAALGGVFFILQGLCTMIAISWYASNITREFFDPLYPGTKYEIGEGLYIGWSSGTLALIGGCFLLCSCKIKDPEEKMIHRYQTPSRGMAFSHTHSHTEASRTHSSQYGRNAYV, encoded by the exons ATGGGTTTGGTCCAGCTGGGTGTGGAGGTCCTGGCCCTGGTTCTGACTTTTCTGGGCTGGGTCCTTGTGGGTGTCTCTCTGCCCAATCGTCACTGGAGAGTGTCCACTGTGGAAGGGAACGTCATCACCACCTCCACCATCTACGAGAACCTGTGGATGTCCTGTGCCACCGACTCCACCGGGGTCCACAACTGCAGAGAGTTCCCCTCCATGCTCGCTCTGTCCG GTTATATCCAGGCGTGTCGGGCACTGATGATCGCCTCCATCGTTATGGGATCCTTTGGGCTGATCGCCACCCTGGTGGGCATGCAGTGCTCCAAGTTCGGAGGAGAGAACTACGTCCTGAAGGGGAGACTAGCTGCTCTAGGGGGGGTCTTCTTTATTCTCCAGG GGCTGTGTACTATGATCGCCATTTCATGGTACGCCTCCAACATCACTCGCGAGTTCTTCGATCCTCTTTATCCCGGAACCAA ATATGAGATTGGGGAGGGGCTGTACATTGGCTGGAGCTCGGGAACGCTGGCTCTGATTGGAGGATGCTTTTTGCTGTGTTCCTGTAAGATAAAGGACCCAGAAGAGAAAAT GATCCACAGATATCAGACTCCCAGCAGAGGAATGGcgttctcacacactcactcccacaCAGAAGCGTCCAGAACACACTCCAGTCAGTACGGGCGGAACGCCTATGTGTAA